AGTTAAAGGAAGAGGAAACAAAGATTTTTGGCGGTAATGGTAAGTATGCATCTAAGGTAGCAATTAGAGTTTGGGGAGAGGTAGTACCAAAAAATGAGGAGTTTTTCTTTTTTGTTTCCAACAAACGAAAGAGACTATCCATTGGAGCAGGTTCAAGATTTAACTTAACACTTATTGGTGAAGAGAAATATTTAAACCATTACATTGCATCTTTGTGGGCCTTGATCTTCTTGGGTGGTGTAGGCTCAAAAAGCAGAAGGGGTGGAGGGAATTTGGCTATAGTTAAGGCTCCAGAAGGGCTACCTATATCTTTTACGCCCGCAGAAGATCTCTTTAATTGGTATAAAGAGAATCTTCAAAAAGCTAAAGCCTTTGTTGGAGGGGTTCTACAACCCTGTGAAAAGTATTCAAATATCCAGGATACTATGAATATAAAAATAGGAAGCACTCTTCACGATAGCTGGCATAAAGCATTAGAAGAGATAGAAGGGCTATATATACAGTATAGACGCTCTATAGGTGTTCTAAATCAAGAGGAAAAGAAAGAGGAAAAGATAAAGATATTAAAACTTGCCAATTTTGGTTTGCCCGTTTTTGGAAAAAAGGTAGAAGCTGTTCTAAAAGAAGGGAAAGCTTTAAAAAGGAGAGCCAGTCCGCTTATAGTAAAGGTAGTAAAACATCAAGAAAAGTACAGGTGGGTTTTGATACTGTTATCAGGTAATATATTGCCTGATGGAGCAAAGTTTCGCTTCGAAGATAGTTTAGAAAACCCTGATCTACAAATATTGAAAGGAATGCTAAAAAATTTAGGGAGGAGGTCAAGATGATTCTCCACATCTTCACCTTCTCACCCGTTCAGGGTTTTATATCAAGCTCCCGGAGGCTTTCAGATCTTTACCATTCAAGCTTACTGCTTTCTACAATTACAGAGAAAATCATTGAGAATTTGATAAAGGATTCAGAGGTTGAAGTTATCTATCCAATCCTTGTGGAAGGAGGAGAGGGATTAGCCAATTATCCAAACAGAGTGGTTTTCTTGGCAAAGGATTGCGTCTGCAAAGAAGTGGTGGATAAATTCCATCAAGTTTGGAAAGAGGTCCATCAGAAAGTTCTAAGGGAAGTGTTAGATAGGTCTGATATTGAAAAGGACGTCATAGAACAACAGGCTAAACTTCACCTTGAAACCTACTTTAGAGCCTACTGTGAATGCTCCACTGCTGAAGAAACTAAAAGATGGAAAGAAAAACTAAAACAAAATCTAAGTGAAGACTTTGACAATTATGCGGTTGCTTATGATTGGACCGGGAGAAAGCTTGGAACTAAAAAGTCCCAAAAACCTTATGAGCCTTTGATAGACCACTACACATACAACGGTGGTAAGTATCCTGACGGTTGCACTCTTTGTGGAGAGAGGGCTCATTTGGCAGTTGATTGGGAAAAGTTCAGAAAAAGTCTTCGAAAGGACATAAGACATTACCTTAAGGAAGGGGAAAAGCTATGCGGTGTCTGTCTTGTGAAAAGGTTTGCCTTTTTCTATCTTGGAAGGCGGACTTTTCCGTCGGTCCATGACATAGCCAATGCGGAGTTTAAAGAGAAACTGAAAAAATTTGAGCAGGAACATAAGGAAGTTGCGGAGGAGCTAAGGTCTTTGCTTGAGCAGTATGTGGGGGTTGAGGAAAGCAGAAGGCACCTTTGGGACTACAACGCAGAGCTTTTTGAAATAAAGGAACTTGAGAGGATAAAAAAGGAAGATAAAGACTTGGAGTTGTTGATTGACGACCTTGTCGGAAAACTCCGTTGGATATACAGCCACCAACTTTTAAGCCCACCTTCTAAAAACTACTATGCTATTATTCTCTCTGACGGAGACAGCATAGGAGAATGGCTTGGACTAAAAAGTAGGAAAAGACAGGAACCGCTGACGGAAAAGTTCCACCGGGAGTTTTCCGAAAGACTTTCCGAGTATGCGAAAAAGATAAGAAGTTTGGAAAAGAAAGACAAATTCGGTCTGAGAATTGTTTATGCTGGTGGTGATGATGTGCTGGCGATGGCAGACCTAAAGGAATTTTTGGACTTTGCAGAAAAGTTAAATCCTCTCTTCAAACAAAGTGTAAGAGAAAACGCCTCTGTCAGCGCAGGAATAGTCATAGGGCATCAAAAAGATGAGCTTTCTTACTTGTTAAGGGAAGTAAGAAAGGCAGAAAAGAGGGCAAAAAGTATAAAAGAAAAGTCTGCCTTTTGTATAACCGTCATTCCAAGGGGAGGAGCGCCTGTTAGCTTTTGTGCCAAGTGGGAGTTTTTGAATCTCCTCAAAGACACCATTTCATACTTTGAGGAAGACATCATAGGAGACAGAACCGCTTATGACCTAAGACATATAGTGAGTAAATTTGAAGATAAAAGCGAGAACGTGCAGGTAATTTTGGCCCTTCTTAAGGGAATGTTGAAAAAAAGGGTGAATAAAAGTAAGCTGAAAGGGGAAAACGAGCAAGCATTTATTGAAAATTACTTAGAAAGACTTAGATCCTTTTTAGAAGCTTCGGACTTTGACATTAAGAACTTTGCTAACCTGTTTTATGTCGCCCGCTTTGTCGCAAAAGAGAGGAGGGAAAAAAGTTATGAAGTTGTTGGAGCTAACACCTGAAGACGCACTAACCTTTGGAAGTCTTAAAAACTTTACCGCAGGGGAGTCTCACTATCAGCACTCTACCTTCCCACCACCCATAATGAGGTTTTTCTCTTTGGGTAATGGGACCGCTCTAAAGATAATGGGAGTTTTCTTAAAACACAGAAATGAACTATTTCTCCCAATGCCTGCGGATTGTTTAAAGAAAAGAAAGCAAGAGGAAGAAGAGGTCTATGTTCCAAAGTGGAATGAAGAGCTCAAAAGTCCTTTTGTGGAGCCTTTTGAAAAAGGAGAGCTTTTAAACCTTGAACAGGCAGAAGGTTTTTGCAGTTTTTCCGATTTTGCAGAAAGCTATGCCAAAGGGAAGAGCTTTAGCGCAAAAAAGGAAACTCTATTCCAAGAGGAAGAAAGGGTCGGGGTAAAGCTAAACTATGACAAAAGAGTATCCCAAGAAGGTTATCTTTACTCAAGGATTTATTTGAGGTTTGAAAACTCTCGCATAGTGCTTTTGGTGGATCAAGATGTGCAAAAGCCATTTTTTGCTACGGTGGGTGGAGAAAGAAGGTATGCCAAGGTTAAGCCTGTTAAAGACAGATTTTTAGATTTCCTAAATGAAACTGTCAGCATAGAAAAGGATAGGCTATACAAGTTTTACTCTACAACTCACCTTTATGCGGATTTAAAGGGGGAGGTAAAGATTAACGGAGACATAAAGTTTAAGGTGGAGTGGGTCTTTTCCTTAGAACCTGAATGGGTTTCGGGCTTTGCAAAACCTTTCCTTTACATGCTAAGACCGGGCACAGTGCTTTGGCTCAGGGCACTGGAAAGTGGATTGTGCAAAAGGCTATGTCAGATTTCTTCCCGCAAGGAAGTTATTAAATACGGTAATGAGTCAAAAGATCTGCTCAAGAGAGGTTGGAATAGTGGAATCCTTTTGGAGGTAACATAGATGGAAAAGAGTCTTTTAGTAAGCTTTATAGGTGGCTCTAAGGGGAAAAGAGCCTATGAGAAGACAAAGTATAGGTTTTCCGAAGAGGAAGTTAGAGAAAGTTACCTTTTTGGTATAGCCCTTTTTGAACACCTGCGCCAAAAAGGGGAAAATTTAGAACTTCTCTTTGTGGGAACTACAGGCTCTGGCTGGTCTGAACTTATCAATGTGAAGCAATCGCAAGATCAGGAGATAGATGAACTTTTTGACAGGATAACAAAGCTGGAAGAAGAGCAAAAAGTTAGCGACGATGTGTTATCTGAGTGGATAGACAAGGTAAAAGAAAGCGTGGG
Above is a genomic segment from Thermocrinis jamiesonii containing:
- the cmr1 gene encoding type III-B CRISPR module RAMP protein Cmr1, whose protein sequence is MKKLTFELEFITPAFLGGADPLKPELRPASFVGLLRFWWRALKSECNIEKLKEEETKIFGGNGKYASKVAIRVWGEVVPKNEEFFFFVSNKRKRLSIGAGSRFNLTLIGEEKYLNHYIASLWALIFLGGVGSKSRRGGGNLAIVKAPEGLPISFTPAEDLFNWYKENLQKAKAFVGGVLQPCEKYSNIQDTMNIKIGSTLHDSWHKALEEIEGLYIQYRRSIGVLNQEEKKEEKIKILKLANFGLPVFGKKVEAVLKEGKALKRRASPLIVKVVKHQEKYRWVLILLSGNILPDGAKFRFEDSLENPDLQILKGMLKNLGRRSR
- the cas10 gene encoding type III-B CRISPR-associated protein Cas10/Cmr2; this encodes MILHIFTFSPVQGFISSSRRLSDLYHSSLLLSTITEKIIENLIKDSEVEVIYPILVEGGEGLANYPNRVVFLAKDCVCKEVVDKFHQVWKEVHQKVLREVLDRSDIEKDVIEQQAKLHLETYFRAYCECSTAEETKRWKEKLKQNLSEDFDNYAVAYDWTGRKLGTKKSQKPYEPLIDHYTYNGGKYPDGCTLCGERAHLAVDWEKFRKSLRKDIRHYLKEGEKLCGVCLVKRFAFFYLGRRTFPSVHDIANAEFKEKLKKFEQEHKEVAEELRSLLEQYVGVEESRRHLWDYNAELFEIKELERIKKEDKDLELLIDDLVGKLRWIYSHQLLSPPSKNYYAIILSDGDSIGEWLGLKSRKRQEPLTEKFHREFSERLSEYAKKIRSLEKKDKFGLRIVYAGGDDVLAMADLKEFLDFAEKLNPLFKQSVRENASVSAGIVIGHQKDELSYLLREVRKAEKRAKSIKEKSAFCITVIPRGGAPVSFCAKWEFLNLLKDTISYFEEDIIGDRTAYDLRHIVSKFEDKSENVQVILALLKGMLKKRVNKSKLKGENEQAFIENYLERLRSFLEASDFDIKNFANLFYVARFVAKERREKSYEVVGANT
- a CDS encoding type III-B CRISPR module-associated Cmr3 family protein gives rise to the protein MKLLELTPEDALTFGSLKNFTAGESHYQHSTFPPPIMRFFSLGNGTALKIMGVFLKHRNELFLPMPADCLKKRKQEEEEVYVPKWNEELKSPFVEPFEKGELLNLEQAEGFCSFSDFAESYAKGKSFSAKKETLFQEEERVGVKLNYDKRVSQEGYLYSRIYLRFENSRIVLLVDQDVQKPFFATVGGERRYAKVKPVKDRFLDFLNETVSIEKDRLYKFYSTTHLYADLKGEVKINGDIKFKVEWVFSLEPEWVSGFAKPFLYMLRPGTVLWLRALESGLCKRLCQISSRKEVIKYGNESKDLLKRGWNSGILLEVT